The Amblyomma americanum isolate KBUSLIRL-KWMA chromosome 3, ASM5285725v1, whole genome shotgun sequence genome window below encodes:
- the LOC144123396 gene encoding uncharacterized protein LOC144123396, translated as MDGARQRRKSAGLDSPSKSPDKQQEQQQDRPPLTEEQISEFREAFTLYDKEGSGSIRASDLGTVMRSLGYNPTEAQVAEIVGSESRENIDFPEFLTIMAKEEVRLEDVDEEIREAFKVFDRNGDGYVSVAELRHVMTTMGEKLSHEEVEEMIREADQDGDGRINYDEFVTMVTSK; from the exons ATGGACGGGGCACGGCAGCGTCGGAAGTCAGCTGGCTTGGACAGCCCGTCCAAGTCGCCCgataagcagcaggagcagcagcaggacaggCCTCCGCTGACCGAAGAGCAGATCAGCGAGTTCCGCGAGGCGTTCACGCTCTATGACAAGGAAGGCAGCGGCTCCATAAGGGCCTCGGACTTGGGCACCGTCATGAGGTCTCTGGGCTACAACCCCACCGAAGCTCAGGTCGCG GAAATAGTTGGCTCCGAGTCGCGGGAGAACATCGATTTCCCCGAGTTTCTGACCATCATGGCCAAGGAGGAGGTCCGCCTGGAAGACGTCGATGAAGAGATCCGCGAGGCCTTCAAGGTGTTTGACCGCAACGGCGACGGCTACGTGAGCGTGGCCGAGCTGCGTCATGTGATGACCACCATGGGCGAGAAGCTGTCGCACGAAGAAGTGGAGGAGATGATACGCGAGGCAGACCAGGACGGCGACGGGCGCATCAACTATGACGAGTTTGTCACCATGGTCACGTCCAAGTGA